In Alteromonas sp. V450, the following proteins share a genomic window:
- a CDS encoding sensor histidine kinase — MKISIPAHWRVSIDIERASACITWMFVSGSALYFLYHQYSFMHWRTLSAIAIFGMLAVTFVIVSRHDHSKPSLRLPTLWAMFLLAVLSQFLLPYVYLAIFVVIWSAILPYYVNWKTCVVLSIPLALPTILIQGWVWQEQQAFLTGALFWTFNLFAMIMSNTAIKESKAREEADALNRQLLSTQQLMKQALTQDERLRIARNIHDVLGHHLTALTINLQVASRKADLLESTESQAIKQHVEQSHSIAKLLLSDVREAISDIRENAAIDFSLAVNALIKDLPRPMVNLHIDDDLMLTNVRIADCLLRSMQEALTNVIRHTQAHYFSISLTQHNGAYNLLMQDSMVPHAADKTISGEQPSSIPLFDKAPCSFSESAYVEGVQEEAGPSVSDISKRVVAGNGLKGMQERVHELNGTISWQQTEQGFRIEIHIPEGE; from the coding sequence ATGAAAATCTCAATCCCTGCTCATTGGCGGGTGAGCATCGATATTGAGCGCGCATCTGCATGCATTACGTGGATGTTTGTAAGCGGCTCTGCACTTTACTTCTTGTATCATCAATACTCGTTCATGCATTGGCGAACTCTCTCTGCCATTGCTATTTTTGGTATGCTCGCAGTGACTTTTGTTATTGTCAGTAGGCATGACCACAGTAAGCCCTCGTTAAGGCTGCCAACGTTATGGGCGATGTTTCTATTAGCGGTTCTGAGCCAGTTTTTGCTTCCCTATGTTTACCTTGCCATCTTCGTTGTTATTTGGTCCGCCATTCTTCCTTACTATGTTAATTGGAAAACGTGCGTCGTGCTTTCAATACCATTGGCTCTGCCCACAATCCTTATCCAAGGATGGGTGTGGCAAGAACAGCAAGCTTTCTTAACCGGCGCGCTTTTTTGGACATTTAATTTATTTGCGATGATCATGTCAAACACGGCCATTAAAGAATCGAAAGCACGTGAAGAAGCTGATGCGCTTAATAGACAATTGTTGAGTACTCAGCAACTCATGAAGCAGGCGCTTACTCAGGATGAACGCCTGCGGATAGCGCGAAACATTCACGATGTTTTAGGGCATCATTTGACGGCGCTTACCATCAACCTTCAAGTCGCTTCGAGAAAGGCGGATTTATTAGAGAGCACAGAATCGCAAGCCATAAAGCAACACGTTGAGCAGTCCCATAGTATCGCAAAGCTTTTACTCTCTGATGTTAGAGAAGCGATTTCTGATATTCGGGAAAATGCGGCTATCGATTTTTCATTAGCGGTAAACGCACTGATTAAAGATTTGCCTAGGCCGATGGTAAATCTGCACATTGACGACGATTTGATGTTAACCAACGTGCGAATTGCCGATTGCCTTTTGCGAAGTATGCAGGAGGCACTAACTAACGTCATCCGCCATACACAGGCACATTATTTTTCTATATCACTAACGCAACACAACGGCGCTTATAACCTACTCATGCAAGACAGTATGGTGCCACATGCTGCTGATAAGACAATAAGTGGCGAACAGCCAAGTAGCATACCGCTTTTCGACAAAGCACCATGTAGCTTTTCAGAAAGCGCTTATGTAGAAGGCGTTCAAGAGGAAGCAGGGCCGAGCGTATCTGACATTTCAAAGCGTGTAGTGGCTGGCAACGGCCTAAAAGGAATGCAGGAACGGGTTCACGAGCTAAATGGAACTATCAGCTGGCAGCAAACCGAGCAGGGTTTTCGCATCGAAATTCATATTCCGGAGGGCGAATGA
- a CDS encoding DUF642 domain-containing protein — translation MFFFSVSITAHANLILNGSFESDDIKSNSWKPFAEDTVTGWSGTDMELWDNFNRFNAFDGSQYAELNANVRGVSYSIFQNFKTEAGTTYDVSFAYAARRNGESFKVDIFSETDSVLFTQVFDDHNVKRWSVFFGDFTAQTSLTTIRFSSLNAGTYGNFIDNIVVTEAPSFSASVSSVSEPASLAILLPLSALALIRRNRKK, via the coding sequence ATGTTTTTTTTTAGTGTGAGCATAACGGCGCATGCTAACTTGATCTTAAATGGTAGTTTTGAAAGCGACGACATCAAAAGTAATAGCTGGAAGCCATTTGCTGAGGACACAGTAACGGGCTGGAGCGGAACTGATATGGAGCTCTGGGACAATTTCAACCGGTTTAACGCTTTCGATGGTAGCCAATACGCCGAATTAAATGCGAATGTTAGAGGCGTTAGCTATTCCATTTTTCAAAACTTTAAAACCGAAGCGGGTACAACATACGACGTATCGTTTGCTTATGCTGCCAGACGCAATGGAGAAAGCTTTAAAGTAGATATATTCAGCGAAACAGACAGCGTGTTGTTTACTCAAGTATTTGATGATCACAATGTCAAACGCTGGTCTGTATTTTTCGGTGATTTTACAGCTCAAACGTCGCTGACTACTATTCGCTTTTCGAGTTTAAACGCGGGTACATACGGCAATTTTATCGACAACATTGTGGTAACCGAAGCACCGAGCTTTTCTGCGAGTGTATCTAGTGTTTCTGAACCAGCAAGTTTGGCAATTTTGCTGCCTTTATCGGCTTTGGCACTAATAAGACGCAACAGAAAAAAGTAG
- a CDS encoding S-(hydroxymethyl)glutathione dehydrogenase/class III alcohol dehydrogenase, which produces MASFKDSLQEGQTHIKSKAAVAWGPGEPLKMEEVDVELPKKGEVLVRIVATGVCHTDAFTLSGDDPEGVFPSILGHEGGGIVEMVGEGVTSVEVGDHVIPLYTAECGECKFCKSGKTNLCQAVRETQGKGLMPDGTSRFSKDGEPIYHYMGCSTFSEYTVLPEISLAKVNKTAPLEEVCLLGCGVTTGMGAVLKTAKVQQGDTVAIFGLGGIGLSAIIGARMAGAGRIIGIDINESKFDLAKQLGATDVVNPQNFDKPIQEVIVEMTDGGVDYSFECIGNVNVMRSALECCHKGWGESVIIGVAGAGQEISTRPFQLVTGRVWRGSAFGGVKGRSELPGIVEQYLNGDFGLQEFITHTMGLNDINNAFDLMHKGESIRSVVHMDK; this is translated from the coding sequence ATGGCGTCATTCAAAGATTCGTTGCAAGAAGGTCAAACCCACATTAAATCAAAAGCTGCGGTGGCGTGGGGCCCGGGTGAGCCGTTAAAGATGGAAGAAGTGGACGTAGAGCTTCCCAAGAAAGGCGAGGTACTTGTACGGATCGTTGCAACTGGCGTATGCCACACTGATGCATTTACGCTGTCCGGTGATGATCCTGAAGGCGTATTCCCTTCGATATTAGGGCACGAAGGCGGCGGTATTGTAGAAATGGTCGGTGAAGGTGTGACCAGTGTAGAAGTTGGCGATCACGTTATTCCTCTTTACACCGCGGAATGTGGCGAATGTAAGTTCTGTAAATCAGGCAAAACTAACTTGTGCCAAGCGGTGCGCGAAACACAAGGTAAAGGCTTAATGCCAGACGGTACTAGCCGCTTCTCTAAAGACGGTGAACCAATTTATCATTATATGGGCTGTTCAACGTTTTCTGAGTACACAGTTTTACCAGAGATATCGCTAGCGAAAGTAAATAAAACGGCCCCGCTAGAAGAAGTGTGCTTACTTGGCTGTGGTGTAACAACCGGTATGGGCGCGGTACTTAAAACGGCGAAAGTACAACAAGGCGACACCGTTGCTATCTTTGGGTTAGGTGGTATCGGTTTGTCCGCCATTATTGGAGCACGCATGGCGGGTGCTGGTCGTATTATTGGTATTGATATTAATGAAAGTAAGTTTGACCTGGCAAAACAGCTTGGTGCAACTGACGTGGTAAACCCACAGAATTTCGACAAGCCGATTCAGGAAGTGATTGTTGAAATGACCGATGGCGGCGTTGACTACTCATTTGAATGCATTGGTAACGTAAACGTTATGCGTTCTGCACTTGAGTGCTGTCACAAGGGCTGGGGCGAATCTGTGATCATTGGTGTAGCCGGTGCAGGGCAAGAAATTTCAACACGTCCATTCCAGTTGGTGACAGGTCGTGTATGGCGTGGCTCTGCATTCGGTGGTGTTAAGGGTCGCTCAGAGCTGCCAGGTATTGTTGAGCAATACTTAAATGGTGATTTTGGCCTTCAAGAGTTTATCACTCACACCATGGGTCTTAATGACATCAACAACGCGTTTGATTTAATGCATAAAGGTGAAAGCATTCGCTCTGTTGTGCATATGGATAAATAG
- the thrA gene encoding bifunctional aspartate kinase/homoserine dehydrogenase I, which translates to MKVLKFGGSSLADAPRYMRVMEISTATHQTDGAAVVLSAPKGVTNALSLLCEQAAAGEDFQPLFNKLNDTVTGIANNLNEELDGFAHASVVEFINSHLSVLKQHLEGIKLLGVAPDNVAAGILSIGEYISVTLFSAMLSAQGIANRVIDPVKYVLAEGDYLDSIADVSLSKARFSDVPTDGSEFLVMPGFVAANEAGEKVTLGRNGSDYSAAILAACIDASCCEIWTDVDGVYNADPNQVEGAVLLDKLTYQEAMELSYFGAKVLHPKTIGPIAQHHIPCLIRNTLNPAAPGTLISNEKSEVWTSVKGISQLDNVTMFNVAGPGLKGMVGMASRVFEVMSNANISISLITQSSSEYSISFCIQSKDASRALTLLEDAFALELQNQLLDPIEVRHDLAIVTLVGDGMRQTKGLAARFFNSLAQARVNNVAIAQGSSERSISTVIESKRAKKAVKVIHQNFFSDRHTIDVFLVGCGNVGTELLGQIEKQQPALLKRNIQLRVYGIANSRKLLLNSQGIDLSGDWKAALESASEGLSVERLHQFANDNSLVNPVIVDCTSHEAIAQQYVDMMESGFHVVTPNKKANTSEMSYYRKLRKTALTTNRQYLYETTVGAGLPVIDNLQKLFSAGDVLHRFEGILSGSLSYVFGKLEEGMSLSQATQTAKDNGFTEPDPRDDLSGMDVARKLLIMAREADLALELSDIEIESVLPEGFAEDCSIDEFMQQLPELDALFGEKVEAAKAEGKVLRYIGSIEDGKCKVSIQAVPASNPLSQVKDGENALAINSDYYSPIPYVIRGYGAGGTVTAAGVFADILRTMPWKQMAH; encoded by the coding sequence ATGAAAGTCTTAAAGTTTGGGGGTTCTTCTCTAGCCGATGCACCGCGATACATGCGCGTTATGGAAATTAGCACGGCAACCCACCAAACCGACGGTGCTGCGGTTGTACTCTCTGCCCCAAAGGGGGTAACGAACGCGCTTTCACTACTATGTGAACAAGCAGCCGCGGGTGAAGATTTCCAGCCGTTATTCAATAAGTTGAACGACACGGTTACCGGCATTGCCAACAACCTAAACGAAGAACTCGACGGGTTTGCACACGCAAGCGTTGTAGAATTCATCAATAGTCACCTTTCAGTATTAAAACAGCACCTTGAAGGCATTAAGCTACTTGGTGTTGCACCTGATAATGTTGCTGCCGGTATTCTAAGTATTGGTGAGTACATCTCGGTGACGCTTTTTAGCGCTATGCTATCTGCCCAAGGTATCGCTAATCGCGTTATCGACCCGGTTAAGTATGTGCTGGCCGAAGGCGATTACTTAGACAGTATTGCCGATGTGTCGCTTAGTAAAGCGCGCTTTTCAGATGTGCCTACTGACGGCAGTGAATTTCTTGTTATGCCGGGGTTTGTTGCTGCAAACGAAGCGGGCGAGAAAGTCACGCTTGGGCGTAACGGATCAGACTATTCAGCGGCCATTTTAGCGGCGTGTATAGACGCAAGCTGCTGTGAAATTTGGACAGACGTAGACGGTGTGTATAACGCTGACCCGAATCAAGTGGAAGGCGCGGTGCTGTTAGACAAGCTTACCTATCAAGAGGCGATGGAGCTGTCTTATTTTGGTGCCAAGGTGCTTCACCCGAAAACTATCGGCCCAATTGCCCAGCACCACATCCCTTGTCTGATCAGAAACACACTAAACCCAGCTGCGCCTGGTACGTTAATCAGTAATGAGAAGAGCGAAGTGTGGACGTCGGTTAAAGGTATTTCTCAGCTTGATAATGTAACCATGTTTAACGTAGCAGGCCCTGGTCTTAAGGGCATGGTTGGCATGGCAAGCCGTGTGTTTGAGGTGATGTCGAACGCCAATATTTCAATAAGCCTTATCACCCAGTCATCATCGGAATACTCAATTAGCTTTTGTATTCAAAGTAAAGATGCCAGCCGTGCATTAACGCTACTTGAAGATGCTTTTGCGCTAGAGCTTCAAAATCAATTGCTAGATCCTATCGAAGTGCGACATGACCTGGCTATTGTTACTTTGGTTGGCGATGGAATGCGTCAAACTAAAGGGTTGGCAGCGCGTTTCTTCAACTCGCTTGCCCAAGCGCGGGTGAACAACGTTGCTATTGCTCAGGGCTCTTCAGAGCGCTCTATTTCAACGGTAATTGAGAGCAAGCGTGCTAAGAAAGCGGTAAAGGTTATTCACCAGAATTTTTTCTCTGACCGCCATACCATCGACGTATTCCTAGTGGGGTGTGGCAATGTGGGCACTGAACTACTAGGACAAATTGAAAAACAACAGCCAGCGTTGTTAAAACGCAATATTCAACTGCGCGTTTATGGTATTGCGAACAGCCGTAAACTGCTGTTAAACAGTCAAGGTATTGATTTAAGCGGTGACTGGAAAGCAGCACTTGAATCAGCGAGCGAAGGATTGAGTGTTGAACGCCTACATCAGTTCGCCAACGATAATAGTCTGGTAAACCCGGTGATTGTTGACTGTACTAGTCACGAAGCGATTGCACAGCAATACGTAGATATGATGGAAAGCGGTTTTCACGTGGTAACGCCAAACAAAAAGGCGAATACCAGTGAGATGTCTTACTACCGTAAGCTACGTAAAACAGCACTTACCACGAATCGTCAATATCTTTATGAAACAACGGTGGGTGCGGGTCTTCCTGTTATCGATAACCTACAAAAGCTTTTTAGTGCAGGCGATGTATTGCATCGTTTTGAAGGTATTCTTTCGGGCAGCTTGTCTTACGTATTCGGTAAGCTTGAAGAGGGAATGAGCTTGTCGCAAGCGACACAAACGGCTAAAGATAATGGTTTTACAGAGCCTGATCCACGCGATGACTTAAGCGGCATGGACGTAGCACGAAAGCTACTGATCATGGCCCGTGAAGCTGATTTAGCGTTAGAACTATCTGACATTGAAATTGAATCTGTACTGCCAGAAGGCTTTGCTGAAGACTGTTCAATTGACGAATTTATGCAGCAGTTGCCAGAGTTAGATGCGTTGTTTGGCGAAAAGGTTGAAGCGGCTAAAGCAGAAGGTAAAGTGCTTCGTTATATTGGCAGTATTGAAGACGGAAAATGCAAAGTAAGCATTCAGGCTGTACCGGCAAGCAACCCGCTTTCGCAGGTAAAAGACGGTGA
- a CDS encoding response regulator transcription factor, translated as MKTRLILVEDQMLVREGIKSLLGLDDSVKVVGEYENGQQLIDSENALNCDVILMDIRMPKLSGIDTLLALSEKGISTPVLMLTTFDDHELVNGAMRAGAKGYLLKDVSLETLVDTITQIKNGKTLIQPAVTEKVLQGLKGLNVEFESFENPEPLTEKEVEILRLIAAGYSNKEIADAMFKSTGTIKNQVSSVMAKLGVRDRTRAVLKALEQGII; from the coding sequence ATGAAAACACGCCTTATTTTAGTTGAAGATCAAATGCTGGTGAGAGAAGGGATCAAATCGCTTTTAGGGCTCGATGATAGCGTTAAGGTTGTTGGCGAATACGAAAATGGTCAGCAGCTCATTGATAGTGAAAACGCTTTAAACTGTGATGTGATATTAATGGATATTCGCATGCCTAAACTATCGGGTATCGATACTTTGCTTGCACTGAGTGAGAAAGGGATTAGTACGCCAGTGCTTATGCTTACAACGTTTGACGACCATGAATTGGTGAATGGGGCAATGCGCGCCGGTGCAAAAGGATATCTGCTTAAAGATGTGTCGCTAGAAACCCTAGTAGACACTATTACACAAATAAAAAATGGCAAAACGCTGATTCAGCCTGCGGTGACCGAAAAAGTGTTGCAAGGCTTGAAAGGACTTAACGTAGAATTTGAGTCGTTCGAAAATCCTGAGCCCCTTACTGAGAAAGAAGTCGAAATTCTCCGTTTGATCGCTGCGGGTTACAGCAATAAGGAAATTGCAGATGCCATGTTCAAATCAACAGGCACCATTAAGAACCAAGTTTCTTCAGTCATGGCTAAGCTTGGCGTAAGAGATAGAACGAGAGCTGTGCTTAAAGCGTTAGAGCAAGGAATCATATAG
- a CDS encoding LysR substrate-binding domain-containing protein: MKYLEGIAEFCAVADVGNFTGAANKLDTSVAQISRKVASLEKQLGVKLLQRTTRSVSLTEAGTQYFQQAMPALKALEDAQLAVSALQASPQGLIKLTAPVAFGEAFIAPLLNTFMQKYAGISVHCTFSNEKLDIVEQGLDLAIRIGKLDDSTLVAKKLATRHLFVCGSRDYFKEQGQPKNIEELKEHSLLVGSQPYWRLFIDNKIQSIPVQGRVRYNSGNALCSAAIAGLGIAQLPGFYVRKALASGQLIELFPEYKDKQEAIWAVFPSNRNVAPKIRLLVDFLAQHLVSDS; the protein is encoded by the coding sequence ATGAAATATCTTGAGGGAATAGCCGAATTTTGTGCCGTAGCTGACGTTGGCAATTTTACCGGGGCTGCAAATAAGCTAGATACGTCAGTGGCGCAGATAAGCCGTAAAGTCGCGTCACTTGAAAAGCAGCTAGGCGTAAAATTACTACAGCGTACAACGCGCAGCGTATCGCTTACTGAAGCGGGTACGCAGTATTTTCAGCAGGCAATGCCTGCGTTAAAGGCGCTCGAAGATGCTCAGCTAGCAGTAAGCGCACTGCAGGCATCGCCGCAAGGGCTCATTAAACTTACCGCTCCCGTAGCGTTTGGCGAAGCTTTCATCGCGCCTTTGCTCAATACCTTTATGCAAAAGTACGCTGGCATAAGCGTGCACTGCACCTTTTCAAACGAAAAGCTTGATATTGTTGAGCAAGGTCTCGACCTAGCTATCCGCATTGGCAAACTAGATGACTCGACACTGGTTGCCAAAAAGCTAGCTACCCGACATTTATTTGTATGCGGAAGTAGGGATTATTTTAAAGAGCAAGGCCAGCCTAAAAATATTGAAGAGTTAAAAGAGCACTCGTTACTGGTGGGGTCACAACCTTATTGGCGTTTATTTATCGATAATAAAATTCAATCTATTCCTGTGCAGGGAAGGGTACGCTATAACAGCGGAAACGCCCTATGCAGCGCCGCGATTGCTGGTTTGGGAATTGCACAGCTGCCTGGCTTTTATGTGCGTAAAGCACTAGCCTCTGGTCAGCTAATAGAACTATTCCCCGAGTACAAAGACAAGCAAGAGGCTATTTGGGCTGTATTTCCTTCAAACAGAAATGTTGCACCTAAAATCAGGCTGCTAGTGGACTTTTTAGCTCAACATCTTGTCTCAGATAGCTGA